From Pseudomonas hefeiensis, one genomic window encodes:
- the arfB gene encoding alternative ribosome rescue aminoacyl-tRNA hydrolase ArfB, translating into MLAISNTVHIPDAEIELTAIRAQGAGGQNVNKVSSAVHLRFDIAASSLPDFYKERLLALRDSRITSDGVLIIKAQQYRTQEQNRADALERLTELILNATKVEKKRRPTKPTLGSKKRRLESKTKRGSIKAGRGKVDF; encoded by the coding sequence ATGCTGGCAATTTCCAACACTGTGCACATCCCGGACGCCGAGATCGAGCTGACGGCCATTCGCGCCCAGGGCGCCGGGGGGCAGAACGTCAATAAGGTCTCCAGCGCTGTGCACTTGCGCTTTGACATCGCGGCCTCGTCCTTGCCCGATTTCTACAAGGAGCGGTTGTTGGCGCTGCGCGACAGTCGCATCACCAGCGACGGTGTGTTGATCATCAAGGCCCAGCAATACCGCACCCAGGAACAGAACCGGGCCGATGCCCTGGAACGCCTGACCGAGCTGATCCTTAATGCCACCAAGGTCGAGAAGAAGCGCCGTCCGACCAAACCGACCCTGGGCTCGAAGAAACGTCGTCTGGAATCCAAGACCAAGCGCGGTTCGATCAAAGCCGGGCGCGGCAAGGTGGACTTCTAG